One genomic region from Deltaproteobacteria bacterium encodes:
- a CDS encoding 4Fe-4S dicluster domain-containing protein, with amino-acid sequence MSKYYLFQDTKRCIGCYSCEVHCKANKNLPVGPRPAQIIAVGPKMVNNLPRTAHVFMPCFHCEQPWCVSACPTGAMQKRPEDGIVFVDSSLCVGCKTCVSACPWGAPQWDAERGKVVKCDYCMDRIDEGLEPACVTKCVTKCLHFGRVEDSVEIRRTRHAEMIASFD; translated from the coding sequence ATGAGCAAGTACTACCTTTTCCAGGATACCAAACGTTGTATTGGATGCTACAGCTGCGAAGTCCACTGCAAGGCCAATAAAAACCTGCCTGTGGGCCCCCGGCCGGCTCAAATTATTGCCGTGGGCCCTAAAATGGTCAACAATCTGCCGCGCACGGCCCATGTATTCATGCCCTGTTTCCATTGCGAACAACCCTGGTGCGTGTCTGCGTGCCCCACCGGCGCCATGCAGAAAAGGCCTGAAGACGGGATCGTGTTCGTGGACAGCTCCCTTTGCGTGGGGTGCAAAACCTGTGTGTCGGCTTGCCCCTGGGGTGCGCCGCAGTGGGATGCGGAACGCGGCAAGGTTGTCAAATGCGACTATTGCATGGACCGCATTGACGAGGGGCTCGAACCGGCGTGCGTCACCAAGTGCGTTACCAAGTGCCTTCACTTCGGGCGTGTGGAAGACTCGGTTGAGATCAGGAGGACCCGTCACGCGGAAATGATCGCCAGCTTCGATTGA
- a CDS encoding (2Fe-2S)-binding protein — MATIKINGDDCRADEGERLLAVLEKNGVRVPHLCFHHALTPAAACKLCVVEVKEKDKPIRTRLSCAVKVTDGLEVTTESAMVHQMRNTAMGNLLKLAPHSEAIHKIGREYGLSTGIIPDGCIRCRLCIRVCSEIIGAKALKMTKREGRNFVAPSENNECIGCLTCTNVCPTGAIHSEDEGNVRTILIRDEVVGRHTLERCQICGKLYATTSFLEHVKHSEDGHPDEKTVHHHCPTCTKLYYRKNMRLTQPKFGKK, encoded by the coding sequence ATGGCGACCATAAAAATAAACGGGGACGACTGCAGGGCCGACGAAGGTGAAAGGCTGCTGGCGGTTCTGGAAAAAAACGGCGTCCGTGTGCCGCATCTCTGCTTTCATCACGCCCTGACGCCGGCTGCGGCCTGCAAGTTGTGCGTCGTGGAAGTCAAGGAAAAAGATAAACCTATCCGCACGCGTCTCTCCTGTGCCGTCAAAGTAACAGACGGTCTGGAGGTCACCACCGAAAGCGCCATGGTCCACCAGATGCGCAACACCGCCATGGGCAACCTGCTGAAGCTGGCCCCTCACTCCGAAGCCATTCACAAAATCGGCAGGGAATACGGATTGAGCACCGGCATCATTCCCGACGGGTGCATTCGCTGCCGCCTGTGCATCCGGGTCTGTTCCGAAATCATCGGCGCCAAAGCGCTCAAAATGACCAAAAGGGAGGGACGCAATTTTGTGGCCCCATCAGAGAACAACGAGTGTATCGGTTGTCTGACCTGCACCAACGTCTGTCCCACCGGTGCCATCCACTCCGAGGACGAGGGCAATGTGCGCACCATTCTCATAAGGGATGAAGTAGTGGGGCGACATACCCTGGAGCGGTGCCAGATCTGCGGCAAATTGTACGCCACCACCAGTTTCCTGGAGCACGTCAAACATAGCGAGGATGGGCACCCGGATGAAAAGACGGTTCACCATCACTGCCCGACGTGCACCAAGCTTTACTACCGCAAAAACATGCGACTGACCCAGCCCAAGTTTGGGAAGAAATAG
- a CDS encoding FAD-dependent oxidoreductase — MTTSACPVCNTIAAIKDPLDAGTVKQPRARRLLDEILSLFEDIAWGMAGEDHLAAIGGLLDELAENCSDPVAGEIKNRIERELSTNDEAFRSHITTQNCPTGDCVKLTPAPCQMACPAGIDVPTYVTLIGMGRDAEAIEVIRRDNPFPWVCGLVCTRPCEFMCVRGRIDKPVSIKFLKAFAAERALSDRQYRNPEKMPDNHKKVCIIGAGPGGMSAAYYLALKGYTVKVIEALPMAGGMTMVGIPRYRLPREVIDREVAMIEELGVEFVFNTRFGDDLSYDDLKKQGFKAFLFAIGAHKAYKLNIPGEDDYPKVIDAIDLLKDVALGHRHAPGKKVVIIGGGNVAIDAARTCLRLGSEEVTIAYRRTRKEMPADEEEVEHAEEEGVKLAMLTIPTEVKGKDGDITALHCLQAKLVKKKGSERMYPTPVEGSDFDIEADAIIPAIGQYVDKGCMQSIDDVGWTRRGTIQVNMANMATTRPDIFAVGDAVTGPATVIEAIGGGKRAANAIDRYLSGLPQLKMPPVPVRRAVVDFIEVPASTKMVLKRPEMPLLNIERRRTTYQQVELGYSENVVREEARRCLRCDVCRRCGECIEVCRDKMKINALQMGYFDFDHPVDTDFRSTQERCITCGACAENCPNNAMRIEDRDGERVLTLCGTVLNRQKLVLCSSCGAVIGPAKYLDYIGKRLKHTADQVGVEETLCTQCARKRGIQAGGIPAHHV, encoded by the coding sequence ATGACCACTAGCGCCTGCCCGGTTTGCAACACCATCGCGGCTATCAAGGATCCCCTGGATGCGGGTACGGTCAAACAGCCTAGAGCCAGACGCCTGCTGGACGAAATTCTCAGCCTGTTCGAGGACATCGCCTGGGGGATGGCCGGCGAAGATCACCTGGCCGCCATCGGCGGTCTGCTTGACGAACTGGCGGAAAACTGTTCGGACCCCGTTGCCGGTGAGATCAAAAACCGGATCGAGCGGGAACTCAGCACAAACGACGAGGCGTTTCGGAGCCACATCACAACCCAGAACTGTCCAACCGGCGACTGTGTCAAGCTGACCCCCGCCCCGTGCCAGATGGCCTGTCCCGCCGGTATCGATGTGCCCACCTACGTCACCCTCATCGGCATGGGCCGGGATGCGGAGGCCATCGAGGTTATCCGCAGAGACAATCCTTTTCCCTGGGTGTGCGGGCTGGTGTGCACGCGGCCCTGTGAATTCATGTGCGTTCGGGGACGTATCGACAAACCGGTCTCCATCAAATTTCTCAAAGCCTTTGCCGCTGAAAGGGCCCTCTCCGACCGCCAATACCGCAATCCGGAAAAAATGCCGGACAACCATAAAAAAGTCTGCATCATCGGCGCCGGCCCCGGCGGCATGAGTGCGGCCTACTACCTGGCCCTCAAAGGCTACACTGTAAAGGTAATCGAGGCTCTGCCCATGGCCGGCGGCATGACCATGGTAGGCATACCGCGCTACCGCTTGCCCAGAGAAGTCATCGACCGGGAAGTCGCCATGATCGAGGAGCTGGGCGTAGAATTTGTTTTCAACACCCGCTTCGGTGACGACCTGTCCTATGACGACCTGAAAAAGCAGGGTTTCAAAGCCTTTCTTTTCGCCATCGGCGCCCACAAAGCCTACAAGTTGAACATTCCCGGAGAAGACGATTACCCCAAGGTGATCGACGCCATCGATCTGCTGAAAGATGTCGCCCTGGGGCACCGGCACGCCCCCGGGAAAAAGGTCGTCATCATCGGCGGCGGGAATGTCGCCATCGATGCCGCCCGCACCTGCCTTCGCCTGGGAAGCGAAGAAGTGACCATCGCCTACCGCCGTACACGCAAGGAGATGCCTGCAGACGAGGAAGAGGTCGAGCATGCCGAGGAAGAGGGTGTCAAGCTGGCCATGCTCACCATTCCCACGGAAGTAAAGGGGAAAGACGGCGACATCACGGCCCTTCATTGTCTCCAGGCCAAACTGGTTAAAAAGAAAGGTAGCGAGCGCATGTACCCGACCCCCGTCGAAGGCAGTGATTTCGACATAGAGGCCGACGCGATCATTCCGGCCATCGGCCAGTACGTGGACAAGGGTTGCATGCAGTCCATCGACGATGTCGGCTGGACCCGGCGCGGCACCATCCAAGTCAACATGGCCAACATGGCCACCACCCGACCCGACATATTTGCCGTGGGCGACGCCGTGACCGGCCCTGCCACGGTCATCGAGGCTATCGGCGGCGGGAAACGGGCCGCCAACGCCATTGACCGCTACCTTTCCGGCCTGCCGCAGCTCAAAATGCCCCCGGTTCCGGTGCGCCGCGCCGTCGTCGATTTCATCGAGGTGCCTGCCAGCACCAAAATGGTCCTGAAGCGGCCCGAAATGCCGCTGCTGAACATAGAAAGGCGGAGGACGACTTATCAGCAGGTGGAGTTGGGATACTCGGAAAACGTCGTCCGCGAAGAGGCCCGCCGCTGCCTGCGCTGCGATGTGTGCCGACGCTGCGGTGAATGCATCGAGGTCTGCCGCGATAAGATGAAAATCAATGCGCTGCAGATGGGCTATTTCGATTTCGACCACCCCGTGGATACCGATTTCAGGTCCACCCAGGAGCGCTGCATCACCTGCGGGGCCTGTGCCGAAAACTGCCCCAACAACGCCATGCGCATAGAGGACAGGGACGGTGAAAGGGTGCTTACGCTGTGCGGCACCGTATTGAACCGCCAGAAACTCGTGCTGTGCAGTTCATGCGGCGCGGTCATCGGCCCGGCAAAATACCTGGACTACATCGGTAAAAGGTTGAAACATACCGCCGACCAGGTGGGCGTGGAGGAGACCCTCTGCACGCAGTGCGCGCGGAAAAGGGGCATCCAGGCCGGCGGAATACCGGCGCACCATGTCTGA
- a CDS encoding cobalamin B12-binding domain-containing protein, which produces MTESNDALRSLPLLSSIRGLQHPRTDLRCVLEQLAEILDKDRSWSRAEIFRAGEMLLRWRESASRRGLWDAPPVMMTTTLDDAIGQGLQIIHLFGNLAGLDVRPLGLMQSPEAIIAACRQARPEMLGLTVLQFHSEEILCEIADQLRPATRVIAGGPIFKSMAPQALEGKGYLVLNHIRHFIDFLLRFPHADYPGRQDQTLL; this is translated from the coding sequence ATGACTGAATCGAACGACGCGCTTCGATCACTGCCCCTTCTGTCATCGATACGCGGCCTGCAGCATCCCCGTACGGACCTGCGGTGCGTACTGGAACAGTTGGCGGAGATCCTTGATAAAGACCGGTCATGGTCCAGGGCGGAAATCTTCCGGGCCGGTGAAATGCTCCTCCGGTGGCGGGAATCGGCATCCCGGCGGGGTCTTTGGGACGCACCGCCGGTCATGATGACGACGACCCTGGATGATGCCATCGGCCAGGGCCTGCAGATCATTCACCTTTTCGGTAACCTGGCCGGTCTCGACGTGCGGCCGCTGGGCCTGATGCAATCCCCCGAAGCGATCATCGCCGCATGCCGCCAAGCCCGCCCGGAGATGCTGGGGCTGACGGTCCTGCAGTTCCATTCCGAAGAGATCCTGTGTGAGATCGCGGACCAACTGCGGCCCGCGACGCGGGTCATCGCAGGCGGACCGATCTTCAAATCCATGGCTCCGCAGGCATTGGAAGGTAAAGGCTATCTTGTATTGAACCATATCAGACACTTTATCGATTTTCTTTTGAGGTTTCCCCATGCCGATTATCCAGGCAGGCAAGATCAAACTTTATTATGA
- a CDS encoding alpha/beta fold hydrolase translates to MPIIQAGKIKLYYEESGGGEAGAVVLIRGQGTQMVHWPATFYDAFAACGYRTVRFDNRDTGLSQKFDHIGDAELAAIRRKIAAGEAFDPPYTLDDMALDVIHLMDALDIAKAHIAGISMGGFISQVLAAKYPSRVASMTSIMSSSGGNLDPQLIDRLWSQRVSRETYIQEWVEYIRTFGSPKYAAGDAHSREAAAAAYDRCYSPDGANRQLLAIFSAGGMGLPSLVRTIAVPALVVHGSDDGLIPPEKGRETAELIPNATFRLVEGMGHDTPPDLGPPLADIVLAHMHAVESS, encoded by the coding sequence ATGCCGATTATCCAGGCAGGCAAGATCAAACTTTATTATGAGGAAAGCGGCGGCGGTGAAGCCGGTGCGGTCGTACTGATCCGCGGCCAGGGGACCCAGATGGTTCACTGGCCGGCAACGTTTTACGACGCTTTTGCGGCCTGTGGGTACCGGACGGTCCGTTTCGACAACCGCGACACCGGGCTGTCTCAAAAGTTCGACCACATCGGCGATGCGGAACTGGCGGCCATCCGCAGAAAGATTGCGGCCGGGGAGGCGTTCGATCCACCGTACACGCTGGACGACATGGCGCTGGACGTCATACACCTGATGGATGCCCTGGACATTGCGAAAGCCCACATCGCCGGCATCTCCATGGGCGGCTTCATTTCCCAGGTTCTGGCGGCCAAATACCCGTCGCGGGTCGCCTCCATGACATCCATCATGTCGTCCAGCGGAGGAAATCTGGACCCGCAGCTCATCGACCGCCTGTGGTCACAAAGGGTTTCCAGGGAAACCTACATCCAGGAATGGGTCGAATACATACGCACCTTCGGCAGCCCGAAATACGCCGCCGGTGACGCCCACTCCCGGGAGGCGGCTGCTGCCGCTTACGATCGCTGCTATTCACCTGACGGCGCCAACCGTCAGCTTTTGGCAATCTTTTCGGCCGGGGGGATGGGCCTTCCATCCCTGGTAAGAACGATTGCTGTGCCGGCCCTGGTGGTGCACGGTAGCGACGACGGGTTGATTCCCCCTGAGAAGGGAAGGGAAACCGCCGAACTGATTCCCAACGCCACCTTCAGGCTGGTCGAAGGCATGGGCCACGACACGCCCCCCGACCTGGGACCACCGCTGGCCGACATCGTGCTGGCGCACATGCACGCCGTTGAAAGCAGCTGA